In the Bombus pyrosoma isolate SC7728 linkage group LG15, ASM1482585v1, whole genome shotgun sequence genome, one interval contains:
- the LOC122575638 gene encoding RNA polymerase II-associated protein 3 isoform X2, whose protein sequence is MQARVRQYSILSGIMIETNADVTCNAKSGQKSLLERYDIPVEHLSYEYISECAGAKKLERIVTILRSGEEGHYPDLLKHAEERLSVIKPTSIILRKSEPILKRNMLEPNEYKEIDKDIKNWMSEMQIRERDLEEGKTTILDLLLAPDIRQFKEQSVKKNSVRNSRSAKSRQIASCDYAAWDKYDVDTELNKMDIQDEQQKVEAKRLQQKQNEIIEKNKLKKHSIINKAALTGTELDVMAKQEKEKGNEAFRAGDYEEALEHYNTSIKMNSNIITYNNRAITYIKLQRYEDALNDCNIVLSIEHTNIKALLRRAALADYEAALKLAPNDIMAIIGVKRLRKPCNSKTVRMTITEEQIEDTNKRSHERSNEIEETRNYISQPDSSFNLENHICFCDKAPGPSHCLRPRPHIKAEYCFEDDKGTTTIKTSKKSNSAQKIINLNTVPTKNYVSFPNNFSFNIPKETQEKSNPVFGTKQKSIFSFTRPPARTSSVIIEELPNEPSNNQYANVRIKPNKTVANKNTEVTNKSETNDDKQVEVPNAKNLNKSNEQSGNSNKKCNKISPGKVKVADKYKNKTSKPEKYIPKDFGKIENGYEFMRIWRSLKNDTDLEVYAQLLRSLDVNKLNSILGNEMDGDMFSTILHCLEQHFCTSCDMELLSNFLKSFCQMKRFSIVNMFMSTEDKQVIRNILNFLEEHGASGISSLRQIYCI, encoded by the exons ATGCAAGCGCGTGTCCGCCAGTACAG TATCCTGTCTGGTATCATGATCGAGACTAATGCGGACGTTACTTGCAATGCGAAATCCGGACAAAAATCTTTGCTCGAAAGATATGATATACCGGTCGAGCATCTTTCGTATGAATACATTTCCGAATGTGCGGGCGCAAAAAAGTTGGAGCGCATAGTAACTATACTGCG tTCCGGTGAAGAAGGACACTATCCAGATTTACTGAAGCATGCGGAGGAACGCTTGAGCGTTATTAAGCCAACTagtataatattaagaaagtCTGAACCCATTCTTAAACGCAATATGTTAGAACCAAATGAATATAAGGAAATTGATAAAGATATTAAGAATTGGATGTCTGAAATGCAGATTCGAGAAAGGGACTTAGAAGAAGGGAAAACTACAATATTAGATCTTCTCCTCGCGCCGGATATCCGACAATTTAAAGAGCAATCTGTAAag aaaaattctgtAAGAAACTCGAGAAGTGCTAAAAGCAGACAGATTGCTTCGTGTGATTACGCTGCTTGGGATAAATATGACGTTGACACTGAATTGAATAAAATGGATATACAAGATGAACAACAAAAGGTTGAAGCGAAAAGATTACAGCAGAAACAGAACGaaataattgagaaaaataaattgaaaaaacatagtattattaataaag CTGCACTGACAGGAACCGAATTGGACGTGATGGCAAAacaggaaaaggaaaaaggaaacgaggcTTTCAGAGCTGGAGATTACGAGGAAGCGTTGGAGCATTACAATACTAGcataaaaatgaattcaaaCATAATTACGTACAACAATCGCGCGATAACgt acATTAAACTTCAGCGGTACGAAGATGCTCTTAATGACTGTAACATAGTACTTAGCATAGAACATACGAATATTAAAGCCCTTCTTCGTCGAGCT gCATTGGCAGACTACGAAGCTGCTTTGAAATTAGCACCAAACGATATAATGGCGATTATCGGCGTAAAAAGATTAAGGAAACCATGTAACTCTAAAACAGTAAG aatgaCTATCACAGAAGAACAAATAGAAGACACAAATAAAAGATCACATGAAAGGTCAAATGAAATCGAAGAAactagaaattatatttcgcaaCCTGACTCGAGTTTCAATTTAGAGAATCACATATGTTTTTGCGACAAGGCGCCGGGTCCGTCGCATTGTTTAAGGCCAAGACCACATATTAAAGCTGAGTATTGTTTTGAGGACGATAAAGGGACGACAACAATTAAAACTTCAAAGAAATCTAATAGTgctcaaaaaattattaatttgaacaCTGTACCGACCAAAAACTATGTTTCTTTTcctaacaatttttctttcaatatacCTAAAGAGACTCAAGAAAAGAGTAATCCTGTTTTTGGTACAAAacagaaatcaattttttctttcacaagACCTCCTGCACGAACTAGTTCAGTTATTATTGAGGAATTACCTAATGAGCCTAGTAACAATCAGTACGCGAATGTTAGAATTAAGCCGAACAAAACGGTTGCAAATAAGAATACAGAAGTCACGAACAAAAGTGAAACGAACGATGACAAACAAGTAGAAGTGCCGAATgctaaaaatttgaataaaagtaACGAACAAAGTGGTAATTCGAACAAGAAATGTAACAAGATATCACCTGGGAAGGTAAAAGTGGcggataaatataaaaataaaactagtAAAccggaaaaatatattccgaAG gaTTTTGGAAAAATCGAGAATGGATACGAATTTATGCGCATATGGCGGTCATTGAAAAATGATACTGACTTAGAAGTATACGCTCAATTACTGAGATCACTAGAcgtcaataaattaaattcaa ttttaggCAATGAAATGGATGGAGATATGTTCAGTACTATCTTACATTGTTTGGAACAGCACTTTTGCACTTCCTGTGACATGGAGCTACTGagtaattttttgaaatcATTTTGCCAAATGAAACGTTTTTCAATTGTGAATATGTTTATGAGCACGGAAGATAAACAAG TTATCAGAAACATACTCAATTTCCTAGAAGAACATGGAGCATCAGGAATTTCGTCACTGCGACAAATTTATTGCATCTAA
- the LOC122575638 gene encoding RNA polymerase II-associated protein 3 isoform X1 has product MQARVRQYSILSGIMIETNADVTCNAKSGQKSLLERYDIPVEHLSYEYISECAGAKKLERIVTILRSGEEGHYPDLLKHAEERLSVIKPTSIILRKSEPILKRNMLEPNEYKEIDKDIKNWMSEMQIRERDLEEGKTTILDLLLAPDIRQFKEQSVKKNSVRNSRSAKSRQIASCDYAAWDKYDVDTELNKMDIQDEQQKVEAKRLQQKQNEIIEKNKLKKHSIINKAALTGTELDVMAKQEKEKGNEAFRAGDYEEALEHYNTSIKMNSNIITYNNRAITYIKLQRYEDALNDCNIVLSIEHTNIKALLRRAVSLEHFGKLSQALADYEAALKLAPNDIMAIIGVKRLRKPCNSKTVRMTITEEQIEDTNKRSHERSNEIEETRNYISQPDSSFNLENHICFCDKAPGPSHCLRPRPHIKAEYCFEDDKGTTTIKTSKKSNSAQKIINLNTVPTKNYVSFPNNFSFNIPKETQEKSNPVFGTKQKSIFSFTRPPARTSSVIIEELPNEPSNNQYANVRIKPNKTVANKNTEVTNKSETNDDKQVEVPNAKNLNKSNEQSGNSNKKCNKISPGKVKVADKYKNKTSKPEKYIPKDFGKIENGYEFMRIWRSLKNDTDLEVYAQLLRSLDVNKLNSILGNEMDGDMFSTILHCLEQHFCTSCDMELLSNFLKSFCQMKRFSIVNMFMSTEDKQVIRNILNFLEEHGASGISSLRQIYCI; this is encoded by the exons ATGCAAGCGCGTGTCCGCCAGTACAG TATCCTGTCTGGTATCATGATCGAGACTAATGCGGACGTTACTTGCAATGCGAAATCCGGACAAAAATCTTTGCTCGAAAGATATGATATACCGGTCGAGCATCTTTCGTATGAATACATTTCCGAATGTGCGGGCGCAAAAAAGTTGGAGCGCATAGTAACTATACTGCG tTCCGGTGAAGAAGGACACTATCCAGATTTACTGAAGCATGCGGAGGAACGCTTGAGCGTTATTAAGCCAACTagtataatattaagaaagtCTGAACCCATTCTTAAACGCAATATGTTAGAACCAAATGAATATAAGGAAATTGATAAAGATATTAAGAATTGGATGTCTGAAATGCAGATTCGAGAAAGGGACTTAGAAGAAGGGAAAACTACAATATTAGATCTTCTCCTCGCGCCGGATATCCGACAATTTAAAGAGCAATCTGTAAag aaaaattctgtAAGAAACTCGAGAAGTGCTAAAAGCAGACAGATTGCTTCGTGTGATTACGCTGCTTGGGATAAATATGACGTTGACACTGAATTGAATAAAATGGATATACAAGATGAACAACAAAAGGTTGAAGCGAAAAGATTACAGCAGAAACAGAACGaaataattgagaaaaataaattgaaaaaacatagtattattaataaag CTGCACTGACAGGAACCGAATTGGACGTGATGGCAAAacaggaaaaggaaaaaggaaacgaggcTTTCAGAGCTGGAGATTACGAGGAAGCGTTGGAGCATTACAATACTAGcataaaaatgaattcaaaCATAATTACGTACAACAATCGCGCGATAACgt acATTAAACTTCAGCGGTACGAAGATGCTCTTAATGACTGTAACATAGTACTTAGCATAGAACATACGAATATTAAAGCCCTTCTTCGTCGAGCTGTAAGTTTAGAACATTTTGGAAAGTTATCTCAG gCATTGGCAGACTACGAAGCTGCTTTGAAATTAGCACCAAACGATATAATGGCGATTATCGGCGTAAAAAGATTAAGGAAACCATGTAACTCTAAAACAGTAAG aatgaCTATCACAGAAGAACAAATAGAAGACACAAATAAAAGATCACATGAAAGGTCAAATGAAATCGAAGAAactagaaattatatttcgcaaCCTGACTCGAGTTTCAATTTAGAGAATCACATATGTTTTTGCGACAAGGCGCCGGGTCCGTCGCATTGTTTAAGGCCAAGACCACATATTAAAGCTGAGTATTGTTTTGAGGACGATAAAGGGACGACAACAATTAAAACTTCAAAGAAATCTAATAGTgctcaaaaaattattaatttgaacaCTGTACCGACCAAAAACTATGTTTCTTTTcctaacaatttttctttcaatatacCTAAAGAGACTCAAGAAAAGAGTAATCCTGTTTTTGGTACAAAacagaaatcaattttttctttcacaagACCTCCTGCACGAACTAGTTCAGTTATTATTGAGGAATTACCTAATGAGCCTAGTAACAATCAGTACGCGAATGTTAGAATTAAGCCGAACAAAACGGTTGCAAATAAGAATACAGAAGTCACGAACAAAAGTGAAACGAACGATGACAAACAAGTAGAAGTGCCGAATgctaaaaatttgaataaaagtaACGAACAAAGTGGTAATTCGAACAAGAAATGTAACAAGATATCACCTGGGAAGGTAAAAGTGGcggataaatataaaaataaaactagtAAAccggaaaaatatattccgaAG gaTTTTGGAAAAATCGAGAATGGATACGAATTTATGCGCATATGGCGGTCATTGAAAAATGATACTGACTTAGAAGTATACGCTCAATTACTGAGATCACTAGAcgtcaataaattaaattcaa ttttaggCAATGAAATGGATGGAGATATGTTCAGTACTATCTTACATTGTTTGGAACAGCACTTTTGCACTTCCTGTGACATGGAGCTACTGagtaattttttgaaatcATTTTGCCAAATGAAACGTTTTTCAATTGTGAATATGTTTATGAGCACGGAAGATAAACAAG TTATCAGAAACATACTCAATTTCCTAGAAGAACATGGAGCATCAGGAATTTCGTCACTGCGACAAATTTATTGCATCTAA
- the LOC122575638 gene encoding RNA polymerase II-associated protein 3 isoform X4, producing the protein MQARVRQYSILSGIMIETNADVTCNAKSGQKSLLERYDIPVEHLSYEYISECAGAKKLERIVTILRSGEEGHYPDLLKHAEERLSVIKPTSIILRKSEPILKRNMLEPNEYKEIDKDIKNWMSEMQIRERDLEEGKTTILDLLLAPDIRQFKEQSVKKNSVRNSRSAKSRQIASCDYAAWDKYDVDTELNKMDIQDEQQKVEAKRLQQKQNEIIEKNKLKKHSIINKAALTGTELDVMAKQEKEKGNEAFRAGDYEEALEHYNTSIKMNSNIITYNNRAITYIKLQRYEDALNDCNIVLSIEHTNIKALLRRAVSLEHFGKLSQALADYEAALKLAPNDIMAIIGVKRLRKPCNSKTVRMTITEEQIEDTNKRSHERSNEIEETRNYISQPDSSFNLENHICFCDKAPGPSHCLRPRPHIKAEYCFEDDKGTTTIKTSKKSNSAQKIINLNTVPTKNYVSFPNNFSFNIPKETQEKSNPVFGTKQKSIFSFTRPPARTSSVIIEELPNEPSNNQYANVRIKPNKTVANKNTEVTNKSETNDDKQVEVPNAKNLNKSNEQSGNSNKKCNKISPGKDFGKIENGYEFMRIWRSLKNDTDLEVYAQLLRSLDVNKLNSILGNEMDGDMFSTILHCLEQHFCTSCDMELLSNFLKSFCQMKRFSIVNMFMSTEDKQVIRNILNFLEEHGASGISSLRQIYCI; encoded by the exons ATGCAAGCGCGTGTCCGCCAGTACAG TATCCTGTCTGGTATCATGATCGAGACTAATGCGGACGTTACTTGCAATGCGAAATCCGGACAAAAATCTTTGCTCGAAAGATATGATATACCGGTCGAGCATCTTTCGTATGAATACATTTCCGAATGTGCGGGCGCAAAAAAGTTGGAGCGCATAGTAACTATACTGCG tTCCGGTGAAGAAGGACACTATCCAGATTTACTGAAGCATGCGGAGGAACGCTTGAGCGTTATTAAGCCAACTagtataatattaagaaagtCTGAACCCATTCTTAAACGCAATATGTTAGAACCAAATGAATATAAGGAAATTGATAAAGATATTAAGAATTGGATGTCTGAAATGCAGATTCGAGAAAGGGACTTAGAAGAAGGGAAAACTACAATATTAGATCTTCTCCTCGCGCCGGATATCCGACAATTTAAAGAGCAATCTGTAAag aaaaattctgtAAGAAACTCGAGAAGTGCTAAAAGCAGACAGATTGCTTCGTGTGATTACGCTGCTTGGGATAAATATGACGTTGACACTGAATTGAATAAAATGGATATACAAGATGAACAACAAAAGGTTGAAGCGAAAAGATTACAGCAGAAACAGAACGaaataattgagaaaaataaattgaaaaaacatagtattattaataaag CTGCACTGACAGGAACCGAATTGGACGTGATGGCAAAacaggaaaaggaaaaaggaaacgaggcTTTCAGAGCTGGAGATTACGAGGAAGCGTTGGAGCATTACAATACTAGcataaaaatgaattcaaaCATAATTACGTACAACAATCGCGCGATAACgt acATTAAACTTCAGCGGTACGAAGATGCTCTTAATGACTGTAACATAGTACTTAGCATAGAACATACGAATATTAAAGCCCTTCTTCGTCGAGCTGTAAGTTTAGAACATTTTGGAAAGTTATCTCAG gCATTGGCAGACTACGAAGCTGCTTTGAAATTAGCACCAAACGATATAATGGCGATTATCGGCGTAAAAAGATTAAGGAAACCATGTAACTCTAAAACAGTAAG aatgaCTATCACAGAAGAACAAATAGAAGACACAAATAAAAGATCACATGAAAGGTCAAATGAAATCGAAGAAactagaaattatatttcgcaaCCTGACTCGAGTTTCAATTTAGAGAATCACATATGTTTTTGCGACAAGGCGCCGGGTCCGTCGCATTGTTTAAGGCCAAGACCACATATTAAAGCTGAGTATTGTTTTGAGGACGATAAAGGGACGACAACAATTAAAACTTCAAAGAAATCTAATAGTgctcaaaaaattattaatttgaacaCTGTACCGACCAAAAACTATGTTTCTTTTcctaacaatttttctttcaatatacCTAAAGAGACTCAAGAAAAGAGTAATCCTGTTTTTGGTACAAAacagaaatcaattttttctttcacaagACCTCCTGCACGAACTAGTTCAGTTATTATTGAGGAATTACCTAATGAGCCTAGTAACAATCAGTACGCGAATGTTAGAATTAAGCCGAACAAAACGGTTGCAAATAAGAATACAGAAGTCACGAACAAAAGTGAAACGAACGATGACAAACAAGTAGAAGTGCCGAATgctaaaaatttgaataaaagtaACGAACAAAGTGGTAATTCGAACAAGAAATGTAACAAGATATCACCTGGGAAG gaTTTTGGAAAAATCGAGAATGGATACGAATTTATGCGCATATGGCGGTCATTGAAAAATGATACTGACTTAGAAGTATACGCTCAATTACTGAGATCACTAGAcgtcaataaattaaattcaa ttttaggCAATGAAATGGATGGAGATATGTTCAGTACTATCTTACATTGTTTGGAACAGCACTTTTGCACTTCCTGTGACATGGAGCTACTGagtaattttttgaaatcATTTTGCCAAATGAAACGTTTTTCAATTGTGAATATGTTTATGAGCACGGAAGATAAACAAG TTATCAGAAACATACTCAATTTCCTAGAAGAACATGGAGCATCAGGAATTTCGTCACTGCGACAAATTTATTGCATCTAA
- the LOC122575638 gene encoding RNA polymerase II-associated protein 3 isoform X3 has translation MIETNADVTCNAKSGQKSLLERYDIPVEHLSYEYISECAGAKKLERIVTILRSGEEGHYPDLLKHAEERLSVIKPTSIILRKSEPILKRNMLEPNEYKEIDKDIKNWMSEMQIRERDLEEGKTTILDLLLAPDIRQFKEQSVKKNSVRNSRSAKSRQIASCDYAAWDKYDVDTELNKMDIQDEQQKVEAKRLQQKQNEIIEKNKLKKHSIINKAALTGTELDVMAKQEKEKGNEAFRAGDYEEALEHYNTSIKMNSNIITYNNRAITYIKLQRYEDALNDCNIVLSIEHTNIKALLRRAVSLEHFGKLSQALADYEAALKLAPNDIMAIIGVKRLRKPCNSKTVRMTITEEQIEDTNKRSHERSNEIEETRNYISQPDSSFNLENHICFCDKAPGPSHCLRPRPHIKAEYCFEDDKGTTTIKTSKKSNSAQKIINLNTVPTKNYVSFPNNFSFNIPKETQEKSNPVFGTKQKSIFSFTRPPARTSSVIIEELPNEPSNNQYANVRIKPNKTVANKNTEVTNKSETNDDKQVEVPNAKNLNKSNEQSGNSNKKCNKISPGKVKVADKYKNKTSKPEKYIPKDFGKIENGYEFMRIWRSLKNDTDLEVYAQLLRSLDVNKLNSILGNEMDGDMFSTILHCLEQHFCTSCDMELLSNFLKSFCQMKRFSIVNMFMSTEDKQVIRNILNFLEEHGASGISSLRQIYCI, from the exons ATGATCGAGACTAATGCGGACGTTACTTGCAATGCGAAATCCGGACAAAAATCTTTGCTCGAAAGATATGATATACCGGTCGAGCATCTTTCGTATGAATACATTTCCGAATGTGCGGGCGCAAAAAAGTTGGAGCGCATAGTAACTATACTGCG tTCCGGTGAAGAAGGACACTATCCAGATTTACTGAAGCATGCGGAGGAACGCTTGAGCGTTATTAAGCCAACTagtataatattaagaaagtCTGAACCCATTCTTAAACGCAATATGTTAGAACCAAATGAATATAAGGAAATTGATAAAGATATTAAGAATTGGATGTCTGAAATGCAGATTCGAGAAAGGGACTTAGAAGAAGGGAAAACTACAATATTAGATCTTCTCCTCGCGCCGGATATCCGACAATTTAAAGAGCAATCTGTAAag aaaaattctgtAAGAAACTCGAGAAGTGCTAAAAGCAGACAGATTGCTTCGTGTGATTACGCTGCTTGGGATAAATATGACGTTGACACTGAATTGAATAAAATGGATATACAAGATGAACAACAAAAGGTTGAAGCGAAAAGATTACAGCAGAAACAGAACGaaataattgagaaaaataaattgaaaaaacatagtattattaataaag CTGCACTGACAGGAACCGAATTGGACGTGATGGCAAAacaggaaaaggaaaaaggaaacgaggcTTTCAGAGCTGGAGATTACGAGGAAGCGTTGGAGCATTACAATACTAGcataaaaatgaattcaaaCATAATTACGTACAACAATCGCGCGATAACgt acATTAAACTTCAGCGGTACGAAGATGCTCTTAATGACTGTAACATAGTACTTAGCATAGAACATACGAATATTAAAGCCCTTCTTCGTCGAGCTGTAAGTTTAGAACATTTTGGAAAGTTATCTCAG gCATTGGCAGACTACGAAGCTGCTTTGAAATTAGCACCAAACGATATAATGGCGATTATCGGCGTAAAAAGATTAAGGAAACCATGTAACTCTAAAACAGTAAG aatgaCTATCACAGAAGAACAAATAGAAGACACAAATAAAAGATCACATGAAAGGTCAAATGAAATCGAAGAAactagaaattatatttcgcaaCCTGACTCGAGTTTCAATTTAGAGAATCACATATGTTTTTGCGACAAGGCGCCGGGTCCGTCGCATTGTTTAAGGCCAAGACCACATATTAAAGCTGAGTATTGTTTTGAGGACGATAAAGGGACGACAACAATTAAAACTTCAAAGAAATCTAATAGTgctcaaaaaattattaatttgaacaCTGTACCGACCAAAAACTATGTTTCTTTTcctaacaatttttctttcaatatacCTAAAGAGACTCAAGAAAAGAGTAATCCTGTTTTTGGTACAAAacagaaatcaattttttctttcacaagACCTCCTGCACGAACTAGTTCAGTTATTATTGAGGAATTACCTAATGAGCCTAGTAACAATCAGTACGCGAATGTTAGAATTAAGCCGAACAAAACGGTTGCAAATAAGAATACAGAAGTCACGAACAAAAGTGAAACGAACGATGACAAACAAGTAGAAGTGCCGAATgctaaaaatttgaataaaagtaACGAACAAAGTGGTAATTCGAACAAGAAATGTAACAAGATATCACCTGGGAAGGTAAAAGTGGcggataaatataaaaataaaactagtAAAccggaaaaatatattccgaAG gaTTTTGGAAAAATCGAGAATGGATACGAATTTATGCGCATATGGCGGTCATTGAAAAATGATACTGACTTAGAAGTATACGCTCAATTACTGAGATCACTAGAcgtcaataaattaaattcaa ttttaggCAATGAAATGGATGGAGATATGTTCAGTACTATCTTACATTGTTTGGAACAGCACTTTTGCACTTCCTGTGACATGGAGCTACTGagtaattttttgaaatcATTTTGCCAAATGAAACGTTTTTCAATTGTGAATATGTTTATGAGCACGGAAGATAAACAAG TTATCAGAAACATACTCAATTTCCTAGAAGAACATGGAGCATCAGGAATTTCGTCACTGCGACAAATTTATTGCATCTAA